A genomic region of Lycorma delicatula isolate Av1 chromosome 4, ASM4794821v1, whole genome shotgun sequence contains the following coding sequences:
- the LOC142323713 gene encoding uncharacterized protein LOC142323713 isoform X3 produces MTFMYSEYMQARMVLILPEYSQRPYRYGMTLLCVGAMFNWLGLAENNAEPVRYIGVTLIAAGAMLICLAMCFWMKASHDPPGESSQNEEPLHHIVTIHQSGAPIEKPPDYDSVTGCLPPCYEEAIRLNPSLLLPNISTAQDVTDSRKQEADIPPGVSQNLNNIPAPPYSQACTVNITTDSLTLKNNDVINGKSSSTGTSDIVVTTNEAATNTVEDSSQNSQFNNDNFGSKVLRLSKRLLRGKRVSSLDGESSNNSNSTMSNSSTSNAAAQTTAATISTPDSQPPSLTSENDSSPSTSNLPVR; encoded by the exons ATGACTTTTATGTATTCTGAGTatatg caagcaAGAATGGTACTAATCTTACCAGAATACTCACAAAGGCCATACCGATATGGTATGACATTGTTGTGTGTAGGAGCGATGTTTAATTGGCTTGGACTAGCAGAAAATAATGCAGAACCTGTTCGATATATTGGTGTTACATTAATTGCAGCTGGTGCAATGCTTATTTGTCTCGCTATGTGTTTTTGGATGAAAGCTAGTCATGATCCACCTGGTGAATCATCACAG aatgaggAGCCATTGCATCATATTGTGACAATACATCAGTCAGGAGCACCAATTGAAAAGCCTCCAGATTACGATTCAGTAACAGGATGTCTACCTCCATGTTATGAAGAGGCAATTAGGTTGAATCCATCACTTCTTCTGCCTAATATAAG tacggcaCAAGATGTAACTGATTCAAGAAAACAGGAAGCAGATATTCCTCCTGGTGTATCACAGAATCTTAACAATATTCCTGCACCACCATATAGTCAAGCTTGTACTGTTAATATTACTACAGattctttaacattaaaaaacaatgatGTTATTAATGGTAAGTCTTCATCGACAGGAACTAGTGATATTGTAGTAACAACAAATGAAGCCGCAACAAACACAGTCGAAGATTCTAGTCAAAATAgtcaatttaataatgataattttggtTCTAAAGTATTAAGACTGAGTAAAAGATTGTTACGTGGTAAACGTGTTAGTTCACTAGACGGTGAAAGTTCCAATAATTCAAATTCGACAATGTCAAATTCTTCAACAAGTAATGCAGCGGCACAAACAACTGCAGCAACGATATCAACACCAGATTCGCAGCCTCCATCTTTAACATCAGAAAATGATAGTTCACCTTCAACATCTAATTTACCAGTAAGGTGA
- the LOC142323713 gene encoding uncharacterized protein LOC142323713 isoform X2: MALDSLELANDYYFFEQARMVLILPEYSQRPYRYGMTLLCVGAMFNWLGLAENNAEPVRYIGVTLIAAGAMLICLAMCFWMKASHDPPGESSQNEEPLHHIVTIHQSGAPIEKPPDYDSVTGCLPPCYEEAIRLNPSLLLPNISTAQDVTDSRKQEADIPPGVSQNLNNIPAPPYSQACTVNITTDSLTLKNNDVINGKSSSTGTSDIVVTTNEAATNTVEDSSQNSQFNNDNFGSKVLRLSKRLLRGKRVSSLDGESSNNSNSTMSNSSTSNAAAQTTAATISTPDSQPPSLTSENDSSPSTSNLPVR; this comes from the exons caagcaAGAATGGTACTAATCTTACCAGAATACTCACAAAGGCCATACCGATATGGTATGACATTGTTGTGTGTAGGAGCGATGTTTAATTGGCTTGGACTAGCAGAAAATAATGCAGAACCTGTTCGATATATTGGTGTTACATTAATTGCAGCTGGTGCAATGCTTATTTGTCTCGCTATGTGTTTTTGGATGAAAGCTAGTCATGATCCACCTGGTGAATCATCACAG aatgaggAGCCATTGCATCATATTGTGACAATACATCAGTCAGGAGCACCAATTGAAAAGCCTCCAGATTACGATTCAGTAACAGGATGTCTACCTCCATGTTATGAAGAGGCAATTAGGTTGAATCCATCACTTCTTCTGCCTAATATAAG tacggcaCAAGATGTAACTGATTCAAGAAAACAGGAAGCAGATATTCCTCCTGGTGTATCACAGAATCTTAACAATATTCCTGCACCACCATATAGTCAAGCTTGTACTGTTAATATTACTACAGattctttaacattaaaaaacaatgatGTTATTAATGGTAAGTCTTCATCGACAGGAACTAGTGATATTGTAGTAACAACAAATGAAGCCGCAACAAACACAGTCGAAGATTCTAGTCAAAATAgtcaatttaataatgataattttggtTCTAAAGTATTAAGACTGAGTAAAAGATTGTTACGTGGTAAACGTGTTAGTTCACTAGACGGTGAAAGTTCCAATAATTCAAATTCGACAATGTCAAATTCTTCAACAAGTAATGCAGCGGCACAAACAACTGCAGCAACGATATCAACACCAGATTCGCAGCCTCCATCTTTAACATCAGAAAATGATAGTTCACCTTCAACATCTAATTTACCAGTAAGGTGA
- the LOC142323713 gene encoding uncharacterized protein LOC142323713 isoform X1, with translation MIVFVVLGLLYIILYIMFGGAGQQARMVLILPEYSQRPYRYGMTLLCVGAMFNWLGLAENNAEPVRYIGVTLIAAGAMLICLAMCFWMKASHDPPGESSQNEEPLHHIVTIHQSGAPIEKPPDYDSVTGCLPPCYEEAIRLNPSLLLPNISTAQDVTDSRKQEADIPPGVSQNLNNIPAPPYSQACTVNITTDSLTLKNNDVINGKSSSTGTSDIVVTTNEAATNTVEDSSQNSQFNNDNFGSKVLRLSKRLLRGKRVSSLDGESSNNSNSTMSNSSTSNAAAQTTAATISTPDSQPPSLTSENDSSPSTSNLPVR, from the exons caagcaAGAATGGTACTAATCTTACCAGAATACTCACAAAGGCCATACCGATATGGTATGACATTGTTGTGTGTAGGAGCGATGTTTAATTGGCTTGGACTAGCAGAAAATAATGCAGAACCTGTTCGATATATTGGTGTTACATTAATTGCAGCTGGTGCAATGCTTATTTGTCTCGCTATGTGTTTTTGGATGAAAGCTAGTCATGATCCACCTGGTGAATCATCACAG aatgaggAGCCATTGCATCATATTGTGACAATACATCAGTCAGGAGCACCAATTGAAAAGCCTCCAGATTACGATTCAGTAACAGGATGTCTACCTCCATGTTATGAAGAGGCAATTAGGTTGAATCCATCACTTCTTCTGCCTAATATAAG tacggcaCAAGATGTAACTGATTCAAGAAAACAGGAAGCAGATATTCCTCCTGGTGTATCACAGAATCTTAACAATATTCCTGCACCACCATATAGTCAAGCTTGTACTGTTAATATTACTACAGattctttaacattaaaaaacaatgatGTTATTAATGGTAAGTCTTCATCGACAGGAACTAGTGATATTGTAGTAACAACAAATGAAGCCGCAACAAACACAGTCGAAGATTCTAGTCAAAATAgtcaatttaataatgataattttggtTCTAAAGTATTAAGACTGAGTAAAAGATTGTTACGTGGTAAACGTGTTAGTTCACTAGACGGTGAAAGTTCCAATAATTCAAATTCGACAATGTCAAATTCTTCAACAAGTAATGCAGCGGCACAAACAACTGCAGCAACGATATCAACACCAGATTCGCAGCCTCCATCTTTAACATCAGAAAATGATAGTTCACCTTCAACATCTAATTTACCAGTAAGGTGA
- the LOC142323713 gene encoding uncharacterized protein LOC142323713 isoform X4 — translation MVLILPEYSQRPYRYGMTLLCVGAMFNWLGLAENNAEPVRYIGVTLIAAGAMLICLAMCFWMKASHDPPGESSQNEEPLHHIVTIHQSGAPIEKPPDYDSVTGCLPPCYEEAIRLNPSLLLPNISTAQDVTDSRKQEADIPPGVSQNLNNIPAPPYSQACTVNITTDSLTLKNNDVINGKSSSTGTSDIVVTTNEAATNTVEDSSQNSQFNNDNFGSKVLRLSKRLLRGKRVSSLDGESSNNSNSTMSNSSTSNAAAQTTAATISTPDSQPPSLTSENDSSPSTSNLPVR, via the exons ATGGTACTAATCTTACCAGAATACTCACAAAGGCCATACCGATATGGTATGACATTGTTGTGTGTAGGAGCGATGTTTAATTGGCTTGGACTAGCAGAAAATAATGCAGAACCTGTTCGATATATTGGTGTTACATTAATTGCAGCTGGTGCAATGCTTATTTGTCTCGCTATGTGTTTTTGGATGAAAGCTAGTCATGATCCACCTGGTGAATCATCACAG aatgaggAGCCATTGCATCATATTGTGACAATACATCAGTCAGGAGCACCAATTGAAAAGCCTCCAGATTACGATTCAGTAACAGGATGTCTACCTCCATGTTATGAAGAGGCAATTAGGTTGAATCCATCACTTCTTCTGCCTAATATAAG tacggcaCAAGATGTAACTGATTCAAGAAAACAGGAAGCAGATATTCCTCCTGGTGTATCACAGAATCTTAACAATATTCCTGCACCACCATATAGTCAAGCTTGTACTGTTAATATTACTACAGattctttaacattaaaaaacaatgatGTTATTAATGGTAAGTCTTCATCGACAGGAACTAGTGATATTGTAGTAACAACAAATGAAGCCGCAACAAACACAGTCGAAGATTCTAGTCAAAATAgtcaatttaataatgataattttggtTCTAAAGTATTAAGACTGAGTAAAAGATTGTTACGTGGTAAACGTGTTAGTTCACTAGACGGTGAAAGTTCCAATAATTCAAATTCGACAATGTCAAATTCTTCAACAAGTAATGCAGCGGCACAAACAACTGCAGCAACGATATCAACACCAGATTCGCAGCCTCCATCTTTAACATCAGAAAATGATAGTTCACCTTCAACATCTAATTTACCAGTAAGGTGA